The segment GCAACGCAAGAACGATAACATAACCTAGAATGTGCCAAGTTGATTTTCTTGGCTCCAAGTCCGCTTTAGGGGATTTTTTTACTTCCATATTATGTTTGTTAATAAAATGTGATCAACTTTATGTATTCGCAAATATAGGATTATTTCATTTATATGTCATTTTTATATTGTAGATTATCTTATTAATAGCTCTATTTTTACATTTATTAAGAAATAAACTGATATAGTTTTCCGTTATTTAGAATGTCTATAAGCTATTAAAATTAAATATTACTGTATCTTTGGACATATATTCGAAGTAAAACAGATATATTTTACGCTAATCCAAACATAATCAATTATGAAGAAGATAACTATTGCTGTAGATGGATTTTCATCATGCGGTAAAAGTACGATGGCTAAAGATTTAGCTCGAGAAATAGGTTATATCTATATAGATAGTGGCGCAATGTACAGAGCTACCACATTGTTTGCTCTTCAAAATAACATATTCGATAGTAATAATGAAATAGATACTTCTCTATTAAAAGAATTACTTCCATCAATGATAATTAGTTTTAAACTAAACCCCGAAACAAAAACTCCTGAAACTTACTTAAACAACCAGTTAGTAGAGAAAGAAATTCGCTCTATGGAAGTTTCTCAACGAGTAAGTCCTATTGCTGCAATAGACTTTGTGAGAGAGGAGATGGTGAAGCAACAGCAGGCTATGGGTAAGAATAAAGGAATTGTCATGGATGGAAGAGATATAGGAACAACTGTTTTTCCTAATGCCGAACTTAAAATATTTGTAACTGCTACACCACAAGTGAGAGCTCAACGCAGATACGATGAAATGATAGCAAAAACAGGGAAGGCTGATTTTAATGAAATATTAAAAAACATTGAAGAAAGAGACTATATCGACCAAAATAGAAAAGTGAGTCCACTTAAACAAGCAGACGACGCACTTGTTCTAGACAATAGCAGTTTAACAATTGCCGAACAAAAAGAGTGGTTACTTCAACAATTTGCACGAGTAGCTTCTCAAAGTTAACAACATTATTACTTAATATTTTATGGCACAAATAGAAATAGATAAAGGCTCTGGCTTCTGTTTTGGAGTTGTCACAGCCATCACTAAAGCAGAACAGGTTCTAGCTGAAGGTAATAAGCTATACTGTCTAGGAGATATCGTCCATAATAGCAAAGAGGTAGAGCGCCTAAAAAAAATGGGATTAATATCGATAGACCACAGTCAATTCGAAAAATTAAAAGATGCGACAGTACTTTTAAGAGCACATGGCGAACCACCATCAACTTATGAGTTGGCTAAAAAAAATAATATTACAATAATTGACGCTACTTGCCCTGTTGTTCTAAGACTTCAGAAAAAAATAAAGAAAGAGAATGATACAGAAGAAGAAAAAGACAAACAAATTGTAATTTATGGGAAAAATGGTCACGCTGAAGTTTTAGGTCTAGTAGGGCAAACAGAAGGAGAAGCCATCGTCATAGAAAGTTTAGAAGAAGCCAAACAACTTAATTTCAATAGAGATATTCGCCTTTATTCTCAGACGACGAAATCTCTTGATGAATTCCAAAAAATTGTAGCCTATATTGAAGAGCATATTTCTCCAAATGCTACATTTAAATTCTTTGATACAATCTGTAGGCAGGTAGCAAACCGAATTCCTAATATTAAGAACTTTGCATCTTCACATGATCTTATTTTCTTTGTTAGTGGTAAAAAAAGCTCCAATGGGAAAATACTATTCAATGAATGTAAAAAGATGAATGAAAATACTCATTTTATAGATGGGGTTGAGGAAATCAATTTAGATTTACTTAAAGATGCAAAATCTATTGGTATTTGCGGGGCAACTTCTACACCAAAATGGCTAATGGAAGAGGTTTTAAATTTTATCCAAAATAAAGAGTAATAGATTTTAACTTTATTTATTATTTAAGACGTTTGATTTTTATCAAAAAAGGAGAATTAACCCCCTTTTTTCTATCTTTGTAGGAACTACTTTAAAAAGCAAATCGTAATGAAAACTATTCAGTGTGTAGGGATACTAACCTCTGGTGGTGATGCACCAGGAATGAATGCAGCTATACGTGCTATTACCCGTGCAGCTGTATATAAAGGGCTCAAAGTCAAAGGGATATATAGAGGATACAAAGGTCTGGTTACCGGAGAAATCAAAGAATTCAAGAGTGAAGATGTTAGTAACATCATCCAAATGGGTGGAACTATCCTTAAAACAGCAAGATGCAAGGAGTTCAAAACCGAAGAAGGAAGAAAACAAGCTTATGAAAACATTCAAAAAGAAGGCATCGATGCTCTTATTGTAATCGGTGGTGATGGTTCTCTTAGCGGAGCTAGAATTTTTGCTCAGGAATACAATCTGCCTTGCATCGGACTACCTGGCACTATTGATAACGACTTATTTGGTACAGATATTACCATAGGTTATGATACAGCCTTGAATACTATACTTGATGCTGTGGATAAAATTAGAGATACAGCCTCATCTCACGAAAGACTATTCTTTGTTGAAGTGATGGGACGTGACGCAGGTTTCTTAGCTCTCAATGGAGCTATTGCTGCTGGAGCAGAAGCTGCTATTATACCAGAATTCAGCACAAAAGATGACCAATTAGAAGCTTTAATTAGTCGTGGATTTAGAAAATCTAAAACAAGTAGTATCGTACTTGTAGCAGAAAGCGAACTAACAGGTGGAGCAATGCACTTAGCTGAACGCGTTAAAAATGAATATCCTCAATATGATGTACGTGTTACTATTCTGGGCCACTTACAACGTGGTGGTAGTCCAAGTGCCAACGATCGTATCTTAGCTAGTCGCTTGGGTGTAGCAGCTATTGATGCCCTTATGGAAGGTTATCACAATGTAATGATTGGTATAGAAAATGATGAAGTAGTTTATGTTCCTTTTAGAAAAGCTATAAAGAATGATAAACCGATAAAAGAAGAGTTAGTGCAAGTACTTGCTGAACTTTCTATCTAATCATACTGAATCAAATATTATAATATGATAAGGACTTGTCTTTTAATAGATGAGTCCTTTTTCTTTTTTAAATTTTAATCAAGACTGATTTATCGAAGTCTATACTTACAGAAAACAAGAGGTATTACTCTAATAGGTAAGAATACACTAATATCGCCTTATGTACTCTTAATTTGTAGAAGAAAGACAAGGCATTGCGGGGTTATTTCACCCCTTTAAGAATATGACTTTGACACCGACATGAGAACACTCTGACACCGACATGACGATTACATGTCGGTGTCAAAGTATACTATCTTTCCTCTTAAAATACGCCATCTCGCTAACAGTTTAAAAGAGGTTTGCTCATTAACAGAAATATAAAATGGGCTACCTAAAAAATAGATAGCCCATTGTTGAGAGAGAGTATAAAAAAACTTATCTCCTACTTAAAGGAACATAATCTTGATCAGTAACAACTGTCTTATAAGCAGGACGGATAATACGTTTACCTTGGAAGTTTAATTCTTCATTTCTATGAGCACACCATCCTACGATACGAGCCATAGCAAATAATGGAGTATAGATTTCATGAGGTAATCCTATCATTTCATATACGAAACCTGAATAGAAGTCCACATTACTTGAAACTGTCTTTCCATTTGCTTTTACTCTAGCAAAAGTCTTAATCGCTCGATCTTCAAGCAGCTCAAGGAATGCAAATTCTTTTTCTCTTCCTTTTTCCTTAGCCAAATCTCTAGCCAATTCTCTTAACAATAAAGCTCTTGGATCTGAAATGGTATACACAGCATGGCCAATACCGTAAATAAGACCACTCTTATTGTATACTTCTTTACGCAACATGCGTTCAAAGTATGCATCAATTTCTTTGATATCCGACCAGTTGGTTATGTTTTCTTGTAAGTGATGGAACATATCCACAACTTGTATATTGGCACCACCATGAAGAGGTCCTTTTAAGGAGCCTATACCAGCAGCAATAGCAGAGTAAGTATCTGTACCCGTTGATGATGTTACACGTACTGAGAATGTAGAGTTGTTACCACCACCGTGTTCAGCGTGCAACATGAGTAATAAATCTAATGTACGAGCATCCAACTCAGTGAAGTCTTTCATTAGCATATACAAAAAGTTTGCTGCTAAACTTAATTCTTCTCTAGGGTGCCTTACGTGTAATGAACGACCAAAGGTAGCGTGTCTCAACATATTATAGGCATATGCTATAATGGTGGGGAATTTAGCTATCAAGTTAATACTTTGGCGCATCAAGTTATCACGAGAAGTATCATCAGGATTTTCATCAAACGTATATAATTCGAGAACACTACGAGCCAAAATATTCATAATATTAGAGCCTTCTAGTTCTAATATGTTCATAAATGTTTTATGCTCCAAAGCTGTATTATCTACCAATAGCTTTCTAAAATCTTCCAATTCATCTCTATCAGGCAAATCTCCCGATAAGAGCAAATAAGCTACCTCCTCAAACCCAAAGCGCTTATCAGCCATCACCCCATGTGCTAAATCTTCAACATCATATCCTCTATAGAAAAGCTTTCCAGGAATAGGCTTCATGCCTCCCCCTTCAATCCTTTCATAACCTACAACATTACCTATTCTGGTTAATCCAACTAAGACTCCTGTACCGTCATCGTTACGTAAGCCTCGTTTTACATCATATTTTTTGAATAGGTCATTATCAATCTTGGCACAATCTTTCATCTTTTCTGAAAGCTTGTAAATTAAAAATTCATCTTTCATAGTTACCAGTTTAAATTAAATTACAAATCCTTGATTCGTTTAACTAACTCGTCACCGAAATCCGTTGTAGTTAATTGAACGCTATTTTCCATAAATCGAGCTAAGTCATAGGTTGCTCTACTTGCTTCAAAACTTTGTTCAAGTACTTTAACAACTAAGTCTGCGGCTTCTTGCCATCCCATATATTCAAGCATCATCACTGCTGATAAAATAATAGAACATGGATTCACCTTATTTTGACCAGCAATGGCTGGAGCAGTACCATGGGTTGCTTCAAAAATAGCATAACCAGTATCGTAATTTATATTTGCACCTGGAGCGATACCTATACCTCCTACCATCGCAGCCAATTGATCGGATATATAGTCACCGTTTAGGTTTAATGTAGCAATAACACTATAGTTTTTAGGCTTAGTTAAAGTGTTTTGCAAAAATGCATCTGCGATATTATCATTAATAGTGAGTTTACCTGAAGCAATAGCATCACCAAATTCTCTTTCGGCTAACTCATAACCCCATTTACGGAATCCACCTTCAGTAAACTTCATTATATTCCCTTTGTGTACTAAAGTAACAGTTGGTAATTCATGATCAATAGCATATTGACAAGCTGCTCTCACTAAGCGTTCTGTTCCTTCTTTTGAAACAGGTTTTATACCAAAAGAGGAAGTCTCTGGAAAACGCACTTTGGTTACACCCATTTCATTGTGAATGAAATCATAAAACTTCTTTGCTTCTGGAGTGCCTGCCTCCCACTCAATACCAGCATAGATATCTTCTGTATTTTCTCTGAAGATATGCATATCTACAAGCCAAGGAGCCTTAACTGGAGATTCAATACCCTTAAACCACCTTACTGGGCGTAAGCAAACATATAAGTCGAGAGTTTGTCTTAATGCCACATTTAGTGAACGAATACCTCCACCGATAGGAGTGGTTAAAGGTCCCTTAATACCCACTAAATACTCCCTAAAAGCATCTAATGTTTCATCAGGTAACCAAGATTCAGTTTGGTTAAAAGCTTTTTCTCCAGCAAGTACTTCTTTCCACTCAATAGCACGTTTGTTGCTATAAGCTTTTTGAATGGCTGCATCAATTACTTTTTGCATTACTGGAGTTATCTCTGCTCCTACTCCATCTCCCATTATAAAGGGAATAATTGGTTTATCAGGAACAATAAGTTTCCCTTTTTTATCTTTAGTTATTTTATTCATAGTTATCTAGCGTTTAATGCAGATCCAGCACGGAACCATTCAATCTGCTGTTGGTTATAGGTATGTTGAACTTCAAATTCATCTTTTGAACCATCTGTATGAGTTACCACTACTTTCAGATTCTTATTAGGAGCGAAATCTTTTAATCCGATAATAGACAATTTGTCTTTTTCTTGAATCTTATTATAATCTGCAGGATTTATAAATGTAATAGCAAGCATCCCCTGTTTCTTTAAGTTGGTTTCGTGAATACGAGCAAAACTCTTAGCTAGAATAGCTTTTACATTTAAGAAACGAGGTTCCATAGCAGCATGCTCTCTACTTGAGCCTTCACCATAGTTATCTTCGGCTACAACAATTGAAGAAATCTCTTTAGCCTTGTATTGTTTCGCAGTACCCGAAACTGTCTCATAAGTAGAGGTTAGTTGATTCCATACTTTATTAGCTTCATCATTGAATGCATTTATAGCACCCATAAGCATGTTATCAGATATATTTTCAAGATGTCCTCTAAATCTTAACCAAGGACCAGCCATAGAAATATGGTCTGTAGTACATTTTCCTTTTGCTTTAATAAGAAGAGGCATATCTACCAAATCGCCACCATTCCATTTAGGGAAAGGTTGAAGCAACTGTAAACGTTGAGAATCCGAAGCCACATTAATTTCTTTTTTAGCTCCTGTGGGCGCAGTATAACCAGCACTACCATCTTCAAATCCTTTTGGAGGCAATTCGTATCCACTAGGTTCTTCTAGTTTCACCAATTCTCCTTTATCGTTTTTCAATTTATCAGTAAGAGGATTAAAACATAAATCACCAGCAATCGTCAATGCAGTAACTAGCTCTGGTGAAGCAACAAAAGCATGAGTATTTGGATTGCCATCTGCACGTTTAGCAAAATTTCTATTGAAAGAAGTTACTATAGAGTTTTTGCGTGTAGGGTCATCAGTATGACGTTTCCACTGACCAATACAAGGTCCACAAGCATTTGCCATTATTGTAGCTCCCACTTTATCAAAAACATCCAGCATTCCATCTCGCTCGATAGTAGCTCTAATCTTTTCAGACCCTGGATTTACAATAAATGGAGAAGCCACCTTAATTCCTTTGTTTACAGCTTGTTTAGCAACCGATACAGCTCTTGTAATATCTTCATAAGAAGAGTTAGTACAAGAACCTATCAAACCCACTTCCATCTTTCGAGGATAATCATTTTTCTTTACTTTTTCTGCAAACTCAGATATTGGAGTAGCAGCATCTGGTGTAAATGGACCATTTATATAAGGTTCTAATTGAGATAAATCTATCTCTATAACTCGATCATAATATTTTTCAGGATCAGCCTCAACTTCTGGATCTGGACGAAGATCTTTTTCTACAGTATTAGCAAGCTTAGCTACTTCTTCTCTATTAGTAGCATTCAAATACACACCCATTCTATCATCATAGGGGAATAAAGATGTAGTTGCGCCTACTTCAGCACCCATATTACAAATTGTGCCTTTACCAGTACCAGACAAGGATTTAGTGCCTTCACCAAAATATTCTATAATGGCATTGGTTCCTCCTTTAACAGTAAGTATCCCAGCTAGTTTCAGAATAACATCTTTTGGAGCAGCCCAACCATTCAGTTTGCCTATTAGCTTAACCCCAATAAGTTTTGGCATTTTTAATTCCCATTCCATACCAGTCATTACATCAACAGCATCTGCACCACCCACACCAATGGCAACCATCCCTAGACCTCCAGCATTGGGAGTATGAGAGTCTGTTCCAACCATCATTCCACCTGGGAAAGCGTAGTTTTCAAGTACAATTTGGTGTATAATACCCGAACCAGGCTCCCAAAAGCCAATATTATAGCGAGAAGAAACATCACGTAAGAAATCATACACTTCTCCATTTGTCTTATTCGCTATCTGTAAATCTTTTTTGGAACCTTGATAAGCCTGAATCAAGTGGTCACAATGTACCGTTGAGGGAACTGCCACTTTCTCTTTGCCAGCATTCATAAATTGGAGAAGAGCCATCTGAGCAGTAGCATCTTGCATAGCAACTCTATCAGGTCTAAAGTTCACGTAATCCACTCCCCTCTCATAATTCTTAAGATCTTCATCTTTAAAGAGATGAACATAAATTATTTTCTCAGCCAAGGTTAAAGGTCTATTCAAAACCGATCTTACTTTGGCAATTTTACTGGGATACGCTTTATAGAAGTTGCGTATCATTTCAATATCATGTACCATACTTAAGGTTTTTATATCGTTGTTCAGTTTATTAACACTTGCTATTTGATTTATGTTTAAGCATTTAAGGCTTTTGTAAGTTGTAATTATTTGCCAAATTCTTTTTTTATTACACAAAAAAAGCAGATAAGCCCATTTAAGCTTATCTGCCCTATTTAAATCTATAAATTTTTCTCTATTATTTTTTAGTGTTAAAAATAATTTTAGATCGACAAACTACTTGTTCGTCATTTCGTTTTACTTCAATATGATATTCTATCTCATCTACAGCATCAACATAAAAGCTTAGCTTATCACCATAATAACTTTCTGCCACGTATGCCATTTCAAATCTCTTCACACCTTGATATTTGAATTTTTCCAGAGGAAACAGGTCTAATATATGTTCGATATAACATACACTATTTACATGTCCATTTATATCTATGTCCGTATATTTCGCTTCTAAGTGAGTTATGGGTGTAGTCGTAGATACTTTTATTCGAGAAGGCTTATCAATAGGACAAGGCTTATCTACTATATATTGACTAATATCACCACCGTGAAGTTCTATTAAATTAGCTGGTTTACGAGTATTTAGATTAATCATTGCCCACACAGAGCGTGCATAGCCAATACATTTATCGTCTTTATCATATATCGCATAATTTCTATCTGTAAATAAGCGATAAACATTCTCTACCCATGTCTGTATTGTGAAATTCTCATATTGATAAGGCAAATCATCCAACTCAATTGCTAACCGTGAAAGTACCCAAGTATAGTTATCTTCGTTTAGCTTAGCTATACCAAAACCTCTTTCTGAGGAGTGAAAGCCTGCACAGTTTAATAAATGATTCCCCAATACTCCTAACGTTAACTTGCCTGAGAAGTCAACATGAAATGGTTCGGCAACATATTTGTATGAACCTATTTTCTTATCATTATCCATCATAGTTCATTTAGTCCATTAAGAATTGGCAAAGATACTCTAAATAGAAGTTATCGACTTACTGCCGCTCGATAAATTTTGTTTCTATTTATTTTAAAAGACTAATACTTCTACTTTAAATCGTTAAATGTACTACTCAGAAGAAAGAAACTTAAATTTATTCCTATCTTTGCCAAACTTTATACGTACTACTCTGTTAGTACTCTATTCTTTAACTTAAAAATTGATTTCAATGGCTATTACTGATAATAAGTATATTGCAGTAGCATACAAATTATATGCACTAGAAGATGGTAATAAAGAGATGATTGAAGAGGCGACAATTGACCGCCCATTCCAGTTTATCTCTGATTTAGGAACAACTCTTCCAGCATTTGAACTTGGAGTAAAAGATTTGAAAAAAGGAGAAAGCTTTTCTCTTACTTTGACTAAAGATCAAGCTTATGGTGACTATAACGAAGAACATGTTCTTGAATTACCAAAACATATCTTTGAAGTAGATGGAAAGTTTGACAACGAACACATCTTCCCAGGTAACATTGTTCCTCTTATGGATGAAGATGGTCGTACTCTAAACGGTGCTGTACTTGAAGTAAAAGACGATATCGTTGTTATGGATATGAATCACCCACTAGCTGGTAGTGACATCGTATTCGAAGGTAGCGTTGTTGAAACAAGACCTGCTACTACAGAAGAAATTCAAGGTATGGTTAATATGATCACTGGCGAAGGCGGTGGTTGTGGTTGTGGCTGTGGTTCATCGGACGATTGTGGATGTGGCTCTTCAGATAATGAAGGAGGCTGTGGATGCAATAGTGGTGGTTGCGGTAGCGGCTGTTGCTAATATTAATTGACTTTAATCAGCAAAATAAAAGGAGAGATTTTTCAATCTCTCCTTTTATTTTTATCCTATCGACGTTCATTATTTATTCGTCATAATATCTAGAACAATCTTATCTGTTTCGAGCATTCCAGATGAACCAATGCGAGTTAAATTTCGTATTGTTTTATCCACATCTTCATCAACAATACCTTCTGCAGAGGTTACATATTTACCATCCATAGCCATCATCGCAGAGAGCATTGCAGTAGAAACACCTGTTGCCACTTTTAAGGAGCAACTAGGCTTAGCACCATCACAAAGCATCCCTGTTATGTTTGCAATCATATTTTGAATGGAATAACATACTTCTTTATAACCACCTCCCATTAGATAAGTTATACCACAACTCGACCCAGTACCGGAGACAACACACCCACATAGTGCTGATAATCTACCCAAACTTTGTTTGATATAAATTGCAGTAAGATGGCTCAAGATTAATGCCCTAGCTAAGTCTTCTTCCGATTTACCCATTTCTTCTGCATAAACTACTACAGGTAGAGTAGCAGAAATACCTTGATTGCCACTGCCCGAATTACTCATCACTTTCACCATAGCTCCAGCCATACGAGCATCACATGCAGCAGAGGTATAAGATAGCACCTTAGTGTACACACTCTCGCCTATTAGATTGCTCTTACTGCCTGTTAGTAGCATACGCCCAATGGAGTGACCATAATTCTTATCAAAGGCAAATTCAGCTGCGGCTTTATTCACTTTGCCAGCTTCTAAAATAAAACGGATATTCTCAAAGGATTCAGTAGTTGCAAAATCATAAATGCAACGAAGGTTAAGTTTTACATCCTCCTCATTTTCTTGTGCAGAACTTGAACTTTCAGCATTGAAAAGTACTTCTGCATTCTTTGATAAGTAAACGAAATGCGTATGATTGCCTGAAATAATAGCCTTTGCAGATTCATCTCCATTATAGGCCCTCACTTCAATATATAGCTTATCACAGCTTTCTTTTTTTAACTCGATGTTTATATCGGTATCTTTAATGTACTGACTTGCTTCTGCCACGGCTTCGGGGGTACTATCTTTAAGTACTTCAAGCCCGTATTCGGACTTACCTATAATTACCCCTAAAGCAATAGAAATTGGAAGACCTATCTCGTGAGTACTAGGAATACCCACGCCCATAGCATTTTTCAACATGTTTGCACTAAGAAACACTTCGATTTTGTTAGGTTTAGTCCCCAAAATTTCTTTCGCTTTTGCTACACATAAGGCTACAGCAATCGGCTCAGTACAACCAATCGCTGGAACTACCTCCCTTTTAATAAGTTCGATAATTTTGATCCTATCTAAGTTCGTCATAACTACCTGATTTTGGTTAAAGCAAATGTAATCATTATTATCATATTATATCAATTTTTATACCTCATTCCTTGAGCAAAAATCATTCAGATTAGAACATTCAAAGGTCTGTATTTTAGGCATTAAGATATTAAACGTTACTTTTATCTACCGTATTTATGTTTATAAAAAAAGGAACATTACCTTTGTATGGTATTAACATTAATAATTGTCTAAAATGAAATTATTCCGAACCCTGCTTTGCTTATCTTTTGTACTGATTGTCAGTGCATGTATAAAAAGTGAAGAACCTAATGCTGAAGCAGATATCACAGCATGTACGATAAGAGAACCTGATATTTTAAAAACTGCTCTTGTTAACAACGACGAAATAGGAAAATACAGTGTGATGATTATGGTTCATAAACATGCTGATATTACTAAAATCACTCCAGAATTTACTCTTACTCCTGGTGCTACCATTGAACCAGCTAGTGGGATTACTCAAGATTTTACAAATCCTATTACCTACACGGTTACATCAGAAGACAA is part of the Bacteroides coprosuis DSM 18011 genome and harbors:
- a CDS encoding aconitate hydratase (COGs: COG1048 Aconitase A~InterPro IPR006248:IPR001030:IPR000573~KEGG: bfs:BF3543 aconitate hydratase~PFAM: Aconitase/3-isopropylmalate dehydratase large subunit, alpha/beta/alpha; Aconitase A/isopropylmalate dehydratase small subunit, swivel~SPTR: Aconitase protein;~TIGRFAM: Aconitase, mitochondrial-like~IMG reference gene:2504105738~PFAM: Aconitase C-terminal domain; Aconitase family (aconitate hydratase)~TIGRFAM: aconitate hydratase, mitochondrial), with translation MVHDIEMIRNFYKAYPSKIAKVRSVLNRPLTLAEKIIYVHLFKDEDLKNYERGVDYVNFRPDRVAMQDATAQMALLQFMNAGKEKVAVPSTVHCDHLIQAYQGSKKDLQIANKTNGEVYDFLRDVSSRYNIGFWEPGSGIIHQIVLENYAFPGGMMVGTDSHTPNAGGLGMVAIGVGGADAVDVMTGMEWELKMPKLIGVKLIGKLNGWAAPKDVILKLAGILTVKGGTNAIIEYFGEGTKSLSGTGKGTICNMGAEVGATTSLFPYDDRMGVYLNATNREEVAKLANTVEKDLRPDPEVEADPEKYYDRVIEIDLSQLEPYINGPFTPDAATPISEFAEKVKKNDYPRKMEVGLIGSCTNSSYEDITRAVSVAKQAVNKGIKVASPFIVNPGSEKIRATIERDGMLDVFDKVGATIMANACGPCIGQWKRHTDDPTRKNSIVTSFNRNFAKRADGNPNTHAFVASPELVTALTIAGDLCFNPLTDKLKNDKGELVKLEEPSGYELPPKGFEDGSAGYTAPTGAKKEINVASDSQRLQLLQPFPKWNGGDLVDMPLLIKAKGKCTTDHISMAGPWLRFRGHLENISDNMLMGAINAFNDEANKVWNQLTSTYETVSGTAKQYKAKEISSIVVAEDNYGEGSSREHAAMEPRFLNVKAILAKSFARIHETNLKKQGMLAITFINPADYNKIQEKDKLSIIGLKDFAPNKNLKVVVTHTDGSKDEFEVQHTYNQQQIEWFRAGSALNAR
- a CDS encoding acyl-ACP thioesterase (COGs: COG3884 Acyl-ACP thioesterase~InterPro IPR002864~KEGG: bfs:BF3548 putative acyl-ACP thioesterase~PFAM: Acyl-ACP thioesterase~SPTR: Acyl-[acyl-carrier-protein] thioesterase;~IMG reference gene:2504105739~PFAM: Acyl-ACP thioesterase), translated to MMDNDKKIGSYKYVAEPFHVDFSGKLTLGVLGNHLLNCAGFHSSERGFGIAKLNEDNYTWVLSRLAIELDDLPYQYENFTIQTWVENVYRLFTDRNYAIYDKDDKCIGYARSVWAMINLNTRKPANLIELHGGDISQYIVDKPCPIDKPSRIKVSTTTPITHLEAKYTDIDINGHVNSVCYIEHILDLFPLEKFKYQGVKRFEMAYVAESYYGDKLSFYVDAVDEIEYHIEVKRNDEQVVCRSKIIFNTKK
- a CDS encoding peptidylprolyl isomerase FKBP-type (COGs: COG1047 FKBP-type peptidyl-prolyl cis-trans isomerase 2~InterPro IPR001179~KEGG: bfs:BF3558 putative isomerase~PFAM: Peptidyl-prolyl cis-trans isomerase, FKBP-type~SPTR: Peptidyl-prolyl cis-trans isomerase;~IMG reference gene:2504105740~PFAM: FKBP-type peptidyl-prolyl cis-trans isomerase) yields the protein MAITDNKYIAVAYKLYALEDGNKEMIEEATIDRPFQFISDLGTTLPAFELGVKDLKKGESFSLTLTKDQAYGDYNEEHVLELPKHIFEVDGKFDNEHIFPGNIVPLMDEDGRTLNGAVLEVKDDIVVMDMNHPLAGSDIVFEGSVVETRPATTEEIQGMVNMITGEGGGCGCGCGSSDDCGCGSSDNEGGCGCNSGGCGSGCC
- a CDS encoding UPF0597 protein yhaM (COGs: COG3681 conserved hypothetical protein~HAMAP: Uncharacterised protein family UPF0597~InterPro IPR021144~KEGG: bfs:BF3560 hypothetical protein~SPTR: UPF0597 protein BACEGG_00285;~IMG reference gene:2504105741~PFAM: Serine dehydratase alpha chain), whose translation is MTNLDRIKIIELIKREVVPAIGCTEPIAVALCVAKAKEILGTKPNKIEVFLSANMLKNAMGVGIPSTHEIGLPISIALGVIIGKSEYGLEVLKDSTPEAVAEASQYIKDTDINIELKKESCDKLYIEVRAYNGDESAKAIISGNHTHFVYLSKNAEVLFNAESSSSAQENEEDVKLNLRCIYDFATTESFENIRFILEAGKVNKAAAEFAFDKNYGHSIGRMLLTGSKSNLIGESVYTKVLSYTSAACDARMAGAMVKVMSNSGSGNQGISATLPVVVYAEEMGKSEEDLARALILSHLTAIYIKQSLGRLSALCGCVVSGTGSSCGITYLMGGGYKEVCYSIQNMIANITGMLCDGAKPSCSLKVATGVSTAMLSAMMAMDGKYVTSAEGIVDEDVDKTIRNLTRIGSSGMLETDKIVLDIMTNK